One region of Vibrio pelagius genomic DNA includes:
- a CDS encoding DUF3332 domain-containing protein has product MKKTITKIVALAVASAALSGCVGSNAVTGYLMQFNLKAVDNRYARGGLNMLLAPVYGLTVAADYLVFNSLEFWTGKNPITGTPHIFDSKTDTYIDINHKLDESLTEAPIAPLTQNRVIERGEMTQLDENTIQMSITYQNGDEATLIGVRDGEVVTYFIDGEIVAQTSMDELAAYAAERA; this is encoded by the coding sequence ATGAAAAAAACAATCACAAAGATCGTAGCATTGGCAGTGGCGTCGGCCGCTCTTTCTGGCTGTGTGGGTAGTAATGCTGTTACCGGTTACTTAATGCAATTTAACCTCAAAGCGGTGGACAACCGTTATGCGCGGGGTGGATTGAATATGCTGCTCGCGCCTGTTTACGGTTTAACCGTTGCGGCTGACTACTTGGTATTCAACTCGCTGGAGTTCTGGACGGGCAAAAACCCGATTACAGGTACACCACATATTTTCGATAGCAAAACCGATACTTACATCGATATCAATCACAAATTAGATGAGTCTCTAACCGAAGCGCCAATCGCTCCGTTAACACAGAACCGTGTGATTGAGCGTGGTGAAATGACGCAGTTGGATGAAAATACGATTCAAATGAGCATCACCTACCAAAACGGTGACGAAGCGACTTTGATTGGTGTGCGTGACGGTGAAGTAGTAACGTATTTTATTGATGGTGAGATTGTGGCTCAAACGTCAATGGATGAACTAGCGGCTTACGCGGCAGAGCGCGCCTAA
- a CDS encoding adenosine deaminase, producing the protein MDSFIKNLPKVELHLHIEGTLEPELMFELAKRNNIDIPFDTPDQVRQAYQFHNLQSFLDIYYQGANVLVHEQDFYDLTWAYLLKCQQDNVIHTEIFFDPQTHTERGIEFKTVITGITRALKNAEQELGISSQLIMCFLRHLDEESAFATLSHALPYKEYIIGVGLDSSEMGHPPEKFQRVFQEALNHGFLTVAHAGEEGPAQNIRDAIEMLGVTRIDHGVRCSDDPELIAELAAQRIPLTVCPLSNTKLKVFETMQQHNIVELLRKGLCVTINSDDPAYFGGYMNDNFLAVAHAHEVTAQELAQFSINAIEASFISPHAKEDMITQVRHYLANH; encoded by the coding sequence ATGGATAGCTTCATCAAAAATCTACCAAAAGTTGAGCTGCACCTACATATAGAAGGCACACTCGAACCAGAACTGATGTTTGAATTAGCAAAACGCAACAACATCGACATCCCATTCGACACTCCAGATCAAGTGCGTCAAGCGTATCAATTTCACAACCTACAATCGTTTCTCGATATCTATTATCAAGGTGCCAATGTTCTTGTTCACGAGCAAGACTTCTACGACCTGACATGGGCTTACTTGCTTAAATGCCAACAAGATAACGTGATTCATACCGAGATATTTTTTGACCCTCAAACCCACACTGAGCGAGGGATTGAGTTTAAAACAGTGATCACAGGTATCACCCGCGCTCTAAAAAACGCCGAACAGGAGTTAGGGATCAGCAGTCAGTTGATCATGTGTTTCTTACGTCACCTTGATGAAGAGAGCGCCTTCGCTACTCTGAGTCACGCCCTTCCCTACAAAGAATACATTATTGGCGTCGGACTCGACTCTTCTGAGATGGGCCATCCTCCAGAAAAGTTTCAGCGCGTATTTCAAGAGGCGCTCAATCACGGTTTCCTCACCGTCGCTCACGCGGGTGAAGAAGGTCCTGCTCAAAACATTCGAGATGCCATTGAGATGTTAGGGGTTACTCGGATCGACCATGGTGTACGCTGCAGTGACGATCCAGAACTCATAGCGGAGTTGGCCGCACAGCGTATACCTTTAACGGTTTGCCCGCTGTCGAACACCAAATTGAAAGTGTTTGAGACTATGCAGCAGCACAACATCGTTGAGCTGCTGAGAAAAGGGCTATGTGTAACCATAAACTCGGATGACCCTGCCTACTTCGGTGGCTACATGAACGATAACTTCTTAGCCGTTGCCCATGCTCACGAAGTTACAGCCCAAGAGCTGGCGCAGTTTAGTATCAACGCTATCGAAGCGAGTTTCATCTCCCCTCATGCTAAGGAAGATATGATTACCCAAGTTCGACACTATCTCGCCAACCACTAA
- a CDS encoding succinylglutamate desuccinylase/aspartoacylase family protein — translation MARLKPNQPFELLDQTVQPGQRMEIELQAAQLYTHSPLSIPIEVIHGRQAGPTLMVNAAIHGDELNGVEIARQLTNAIDPKKLKGTLIVVPIVNVFGFIHKSRYLPDRRDLNRCFPGSEKGSLTSRIAHTFFENVATRCDYILDLHTGAIHRTNLPQIRANLSNPETLRIANAFATPVIIDSPLREGSLRSEAEKLGIPVLTYEGGEALRFDHLAIRAGYLGIHQVMKAIGMLRPNRKKLPEPVISRSTSWIRAESDGILRVMVRLGEKVEAGQTLAYVSSPLGHQEGQIITKKGGIVIGQQTLPLVNEGDAVFHIAYFKQDNEDVEQSVENYIEEVAEEVWSTTLNN, via the coding sequence ATGGCAAGACTAAAACCTAACCAACCATTCGAACTCCTTGATCAAACTGTACAGCCAGGCCAACGGATGGAAATTGAGCTGCAAGCGGCTCAACTGTATACCCACTCGCCGCTATCGATCCCTATTGAGGTGATTCATGGCCGCCAAGCGGGACCAACGTTGATGGTAAACGCAGCGATTCATGGGGATGAACTCAATGGTGTTGAAATTGCGCGTCAACTGACGAATGCTATCGATCCGAAAAAACTCAAAGGTACTTTGATTGTGGTACCTATCGTCAACGTGTTTGGTTTTATTCATAAGTCTCGTTACCTGCCCGATCGTCGCGACTTAAACCGCTGCTTTCCGGGAAGTGAAAAGGGTTCACTCACTTCGCGTATCGCACATACTTTCTTCGAGAACGTAGCAACACGTTGTGACTACATTTTGGATTTACATACCGGTGCTATTCACCGCACTAATTTACCTCAGATTCGCGCAAACTTATCGAATCCTGAGACATTAAGAATAGCGAACGCATTTGCAACACCAGTGATCATCGACTCGCCACTACGTGAAGGCTCACTGCGTAGCGAAGCCGAGAAACTCGGTATTCCAGTGCTGACGTACGAAGGCGGTGAAGCACTGCGCTTTGATCATTTAGCCATCCGTGCTGGTTACTTAGGTATTCACCAAGTGATGAAAGCCATCGGTATGCTAAGACCAAACCGTAAGAAATTACCAGAACCTGTGATCAGCCGCTCCACCAGCTGGATCCGTGCAGAATCAGACGGCATCTTACGTGTCATGGTAAGACTTGGCGAAAAAGTCGAAGCAGGACAAACTCTGGCTTACGTTAGTTCACCACTGGGTCATCAAGAGGGTCAAATCATCACTAAGAAAGGCGGTATTGTGATTGGACAACAAACACTGCCACTAGTGAATGAAGGAGATGCTGTGTTCCACATTGCTTACTTCAAGCAAGATAATGAAGATGTTGAACAATCAGTAGAAAACTACATTGAAGAGGTCGCTGAAGAGGTTTGGTCAACGACTCTGAATAACTGA
- a CDS encoding DUF3622 domain-containing protein, with product MSKTKKFDIRLSEKRNGWCAEITRQVTSRSTRVSKRETGFETEAQAQEWAEKELASFVANQAERNERKAEQRKERDELRHAKELKAAQAREARAKARAAAAELDAE from the coding sequence ATGTCTAAGACCAAAAAATTTGATATCCGCCTTTCAGAAAAACGCAATGGCTGGTGTGCAGAGATTACTCGTCAAGTAACTTCTCGCTCAACTCGCGTTTCTAAGCGTGAAACGGGTTTTGAAACAGAAGCTCAAGCACAAGAATGGGCAGAGAAAGAGCTAGCTTCTTTCGTTGCTAACCAAGCTGAGCGCAACGAGCGTAAAGCAGAGCAGCGTAAAGAGCGTGATGAACTGCGCCACGCTAAAGAGCTAAAAGCAGCACAAGCGCGTGAAGCACGTGCAAAAGCTCGCGCAGCAGCTGCTGAGCTTGATGCTGAATAA